The following proteins come from a genomic window of Mycolicibacterium rufum:
- a CDS encoding NAD-glutamate dehydrogenase, producing the protein MSLNPGAIGGTEQDVTPEVVDRLLPAYLETYRGPHGGAPGSEGAVTGPVRRPAEGSSAGPALVEAQYRLGRQRAAGATLVAVYGADEPGGFGPALQVVTDNASMLMDSVTVLLHRVGVAYKAIMNPTFRVRRGAGGELLDIVPSPQATFSDGVDETWVHVQLSSSVDRRALAEAERLLPRVLADARQVALDSESMAAMLRSLAAELDSDTGRRFPSPDRKDVAALLRWLADGHFVLLGYQRCPVRDGEATVDAGSRLGVLRLRQDVLPQLTNKDELLALAQATIPSFLRYGAYPHIVVVREQPGDGDDSAAIEHRFVGMFTVAAMNANVLEIPLISRRVNDALAMAHRDPSHPGQLLLDIIQTIPRSELFALTARALLDMAMAVVDLGSRRRTLLFMRADPLAHFVSCLVYLPRDRYTTAVRLEMQDILVRELGGLSIDYSARVSESPWALVHFTVRLPEGSRPQDLDVSDANESRIQDLLTEAARTWADRMLGAVRTGSIEQGIAEHYASAFPEVYKQAVTPLHALTDIAIIEELEDNTVKLVLDDTESTAVDGISNLIWYLGGQSASLSRLLPMLQSMGVTVLEERPFTVTRPDGLPVWIYQFKVSPHRGIPVTPPGAEREATAQRFADAVTAIWHGHSEIDRFNELVLRAGLTWQQVAVLRAYAKYLKQAGFSYSQTHIANVLNDNTGTARSLVELFEALFCPTSGGTTDDRSETTRRDAQAAAAAVAADIDALVSLDTDRVLRAFASMIQATLRTNYFVTRPDSARARNVLSIKLNPELIDELPLPRPKFEIFVYSPRVEGVHLRFGFVARGGLRWSDRREDFRTEILGLVKAQAVKNAVIVPVGAKGGFVVKKPPAPTGDPAVDRDATREEGVACYRLFIAGLLDLTDNVDKSTGAIVTPEGVVRRDGDDAYLVVAADKGTATFSDIANDVAKSYGFWLGDAFASGGSVGYDHKAMGITAKGAWESVKRHFREMGIDTQSEEFTVVGVGDMSGDVFGNGMLLSQHIRLLAAFDHRHIFIDPDPDAARSWQERKRLFDLPRSSWEDYDTSLISAGGGVYSREQKSIPVSAEARQALGIDDDVTELTPPALIRAILKAPADLLFNGGIGTYVKAESESDVGDRANDAVRVNGNQVRAKVIGEGGNLGVTSLGRIEFDLVGGRINTDALDNSAGVDCSDHEVNIKILIDSLVTAGKVTAADRTDLLLSMTDEVGRLVLADNESQNDLMGTSRANAASMLSVHARMIKDFVDERGLNRELEALPSEKEIRRRTEAGIGLTSPELATLMAHVKLTLKEDLLAGDLPDQEVFASRLPSYFPTTLRDRFATEIRSHQLRREIVTTMLVNDVVDTAGISYAYRVAEDVGVSAVDAVRSFVAVDAIFGVGEVWRRIRAAGVEGVSVAVTDRMTLDLRRLIDRASRWLLNYRPQPLAVGAEINRFAEKVAALTPRMSEWLRGDDRAIVLKEAGEFSGQGASENLAYQVATGLYQFSLLDVIDIADIVDRDPAEVADAYFALMDHLGTDGLLTAVSRLSRDDRWHSLARLAIRDDIYGSLRALSFDVLAVGEPDENGEEKIAEWEMTNTNRVSRARRTLTELYESGEHDLATLSVAARQIRSMTRTSGTGTSG; encoded by the coding sequence ATGTCGTTGAATCCCGGTGCCATCGGCGGCACCGAGCAGGACGTCACCCCGGAGGTGGTCGACCGACTGCTTCCCGCATATCTGGAGACCTACCGGGGCCCGCACGGCGGCGCCCCCGGTTCCGAGGGTGCCGTCACCGGACCGGTGCGCCGGCCCGCGGAGGGCTCGTCGGCGGGCCCGGCCCTCGTCGAGGCGCAGTACCGACTGGGCAGGCAGCGCGCCGCGGGCGCCACGCTGGTCGCCGTCTACGGCGCCGACGAGCCGGGCGGGTTCGGGCCGGCGCTGCAGGTCGTCACCGACAACGCGTCGATGCTGATGGACTCGGTGACGGTGCTGCTGCACCGCGTCGGCGTGGCCTACAAGGCGATCATGAACCCGACGTTCCGGGTGCGCCGGGGTGCCGGCGGCGAGCTGCTCGACATCGTCCCGTCGCCGCAGGCCACCTTCTCCGACGGCGTCGACGAGACGTGGGTGCACGTGCAGCTGTCCAGCTCGGTCGACCGGCGCGCGCTCGCCGAGGCCGAGCGGCTGCTGCCGCGGGTGCTCGCCGACGCGCGCCAGGTGGCGCTCGACTCCGAGAGCATGGCCGCGATGCTGCGCAGCCTGGCCGCCGAACTCGACAGTGACACCGGCCGCCGCTTCCCCAGCCCCGACCGCAAGGACGTCGCCGCGCTGCTGCGCTGGCTGGCCGACGGGCACTTCGTGCTGCTGGGCTACCAGCGCTGCCCGGTGCGCGACGGTGAGGCCACCGTCGACGCCGGCAGCCGGCTCGGCGTGCTTCGGCTGCGGCAGGACGTGCTGCCACAGCTGACCAACAAAGACGAACTCCTCGCGCTGGCGCAGGCCACGATTCCGAGCTTCCTGCGCTACGGCGCCTACCCGCACATCGTCGTGGTCCGTGAACAGCCCGGCGACGGCGATGACTCCGCGGCCATCGAGCACCGCTTCGTCGGCATGTTCACCGTGGCGGCGATGAACGCCAACGTGCTGGAGATCCCGCTGATCTCCCGGCGGGTCAACGACGCGCTGGCGATGGCCCACCGCGATCCCAGCCATCCCGGTCAGCTGCTGCTCGACATCATCCAGACCATCCCGCGCTCGGAGCTGTTCGCGCTGACCGCGCGCGCACTGCTCGACATGGCGATGGCCGTCGTCGATCTGGGCTCGCGCAGGCGCACGCTGCTGTTCATGCGGGCCGACCCGCTGGCCCACTTCGTGTCGTGCCTGGTGTACCTGCCCCGTGACCGCTACACCACCGCGGTGCGGCTGGAGATGCAGGACATCCTGGTCCGCGAGCTGGGTGGGCTGAGCATCGACTACTCCGCCCGGGTCAGCGAATCTCCTTGGGCGCTGGTGCATTTCACGGTCCGGCTGCCGGAGGGTTCCCGTCCGCAGGACCTCGACGTGTCCGACGCCAACGAGTCCCGCATCCAGGACCTCCTCACCGAGGCCGCCCGCACATGGGCCGACCGGATGCTCGGCGCGGTCCGCACGGGGTCGATCGAGCAGGGCATCGCCGAGCACTACGCGTCGGCCTTCCCGGAGGTCTACAAGCAGGCCGTCACCCCGCTGCACGCGCTGACCGACATCGCGATCATCGAGGAGCTCGAGGACAACACCGTCAAGCTGGTGCTCGACGACACCGAGAGCACCGCCGTCGACGGCATCTCCAACCTCATCTGGTACCTCGGCGGCCAGTCGGCGTCGCTGAGCCGGCTGCTGCCGATGCTGCAGTCGATGGGGGTGACGGTGCTCGAGGAACGGCCGTTCACCGTGACTCGTCCCGACGGCCTGCCGGTGTGGATCTACCAGTTCAAGGTGTCGCCGCACCGCGGCATCCCTGTCACCCCGCCCGGCGCGGAGCGCGAAGCCACCGCGCAGCGCTTCGCCGACGCCGTGACCGCGATCTGGCACGGCCATTCCGAGATCGACCGCTTCAACGAACTCGTGCTGCGCGCCGGGCTGACGTGGCAGCAGGTCGCCGTTCTGCGGGCGTACGCCAAGTACCTCAAGCAGGCGGGGTTCTCCTACAGCCAGACCCACATTGCCAACGTCCTCAACGACAACACCGGAACGGCCCGCTCGCTGGTCGAACTGTTCGAGGCTCTGTTCTGTCCCACGTCCGGCGGGACCACCGACGACCGCAGCGAGACGACCCGGCGCGACGCACAGGCCGCGGCCGCCGCGGTGGCCGCCGACATCGACGCGCTGGTCAGCCTCGACACGGACCGGGTGCTGCGGGCGTTCGCGTCGATGATCCAGGCGACGCTGCGCACCAACTACTTCGTGACCCGGCCGGACTCGGCGCGCGCACGGAACGTGCTGTCGATCAAACTCAATCCGGAACTCATCGACGAATTGCCGTTGCCCCGGCCGAAATTCGAGATCTTCGTCTACTCACCGCGGGTCGAGGGCGTTCACCTGCGATTCGGCTTCGTGGCGCGCGGTGGGCTGCGCTGGTCGGACCGTCGCGAGGACTTCCGCACCGAGATCCTGGGCCTGGTCAAGGCGCAGGCGGTCAAGAACGCCGTGATCGTGCCCGTCGGGGCGAAGGGCGGCTTCGTGGTCAAGAAGCCGCCGGCGCCGACGGGCGATCCCGCGGTGGACCGCGACGCCACCCGTGAAGAGGGCGTGGCGTGCTACCGGCTGTTCATCGCGGGTCTGCTCGACCTCACCGACAATGTCGACAAGTCCACCGGCGCCATCGTCACCCCGGAGGGGGTGGTGCGGCGCGACGGTGACGACGCCTACCTGGTCGTCGCCGCGGACAAGGGCACCGCGACGTTTTCCGACATCGCCAACGACGTCGCCAAGTCCTACGGCTTCTGGCTCGGCGACGCCTTCGCCTCCGGCGGTTCGGTGGGCTACGACCACAAGGCGATGGGCATCACCGCCAAGGGGGCATGGGAGTCGGTCAAGCGCCATTTCCGCGAGATGGGCATCGACACCCAGAGCGAGGAGTTCACCGTCGTCGGCGTCGGCGACATGAGCGGCGACGTCTTCGGCAACGGCATGCTGCTCTCGCAGCACATCCGCCTCCTGGCCGCCTTCGACCACCGGCACATCTTCATCGACCCCGACCCGGATGCCGCGAGGTCGTGGCAGGAGCGCAAGCGGCTGTTCGACCTGCCCCGCTCCAGCTGGGAGGACTACGACACGTCGCTGATCAGCGCCGGGGGCGGCGTCTACAGCCGTGAGCAGAAGTCCATTCCTGTCAGCGCCGAGGCGCGCCAGGCGCTGGGCATCGACGACGACGTCACCGAACTGACCCCGCCCGCCCTGATTCGGGCGATCCTCAAGGCGCCTGCCGATCTGCTGTTCAACGGCGGCATCGGCACCTACGTCAAGGCCGAGAGCGAATCCGATGTCGGAGACCGTGCCAACGACGCGGTGCGGGTCAACGGAAACCAGGTGCGCGCCAAGGTGATCGGTGAGGGCGGCAACCTCGGGGTGACGTCGCTGGGCCGCATCGAGTTCGATCTGGTGGGCGGACGCATCAACACCGACGCGCTGGACAACTCGGCCGGTGTCGACTGCTCCGATCACGAGGTGAACATCAAAATCCTGATCGACTCGCTGGTGACGGCGGGCAAGGTCACTGCCGCCGACCGCACCGACCTGCTGCTGTCGATGACCGACGAGGTGGGCCGACTCGTGTTGGCCGACAACGAGAGTCAGAACGACCTGATGGGCACGAGCCGCGCGAACGCGGCCAGCATGCTGTCGGTGCACGCCCGGATGATCAAGGACTTCGTCGACGAGCGCGGCCTCAACCGCGAGCTCGAGGCGCTGCCCTCGGAGAAGGAGATCCGCCGCCGCACCGAGGCCGGGATCGGGCTGACCTCGCCGGAGCTGGCGACCCTGATGGCGCACGTCAAGCTCACGCTCAAGGAGGATCTGCTGGCGGGCGATCTGCCCGATCAGGAGGTGTTCGCCTCCCGCCTGCCGTCGTACTTCCCGACCACGCTGCGGGACCGGTTCGCCACCGAGATCCGCTCCCACCAGCTGCGCCGCGAGATCGTCACCACCATGCTCGTCAACGACGTCGTCGACACCGCGGGCATCTCGTACGCCTACCGCGTCGCCGAGGACGTCGGTGTCTCCGCGGTCGACGCGGTGCGCAGCTTCGTGGCCGTGGATGCGATCTTCGGCGTCGGCGAGGTGTGGCGGCGCATCCGCGCCGCCGGCGTCGAGGGCGTGTCGGTCGCGGTCACCGACCGGATGACGCTGGACCTGCGCCGGCTGATCGACCGGGCGTCGCGCTGGCTGCTCAACTACCGACCGCAGCCGTTGGCGGTCGGCGCCGAGATCAACCGGTTCGCCGAGAAGGTCGCCGCGCTGACCCCCCGGATGTCGGAGTGGCTGCGCGGTGACGACAGGGCGATCGTGCTGAAGGAGGCCGGGGAGTTCAGCGGCCAGGGCGCCTCGGAGAACCTCGCCTACCAGGTCGCGACGGGGCTCTACCAGTTCAGCCTGCTCGACGTCATCGACATCGCCGACATCGTGGACCGCGATCCCGCTGAGGTGGCCGACGCGTACTTCGCCCTGATGGACCACCTCGGCACCGACGGGCTGCTGACCGCCGTGTCCCGGCTCTCCCGCGACGATCGGTGGCATTCCCTGGCGCGGTTGGCTATTCGCGACGACATCTACGGTTCGCTGCGGGCACTCAGCTTCGACGTGCTGGCCGTTGGCGAGCCCGACGAGAACGGCGAGGAGAAGATCGCCGAGTGGGAAATGACGAACACCAACCGGGTCAGCCGCGCCCGCCGCACGCTGACCGAACTGTACGAGAGCGGTGAACACGACCTCGCGACGCTGTCGGTGGCGGCCCGCCAGATCCGCAGCATGACCAGGACGAGTGGGACGGGAACATCCGGGTGA
- a CDS encoding thioesterase family protein translates to MYQHINHATMVTILEEARIPFLREPFGEDIITIGLLIAEVKIAYKAQLRLIDSPLQVTMWSKRVRAVDFTIGYEVRSVGASPVSRPAVIAETQLAAVHIEEQRLQRLSDKQREYLQHWAR, encoded by the coding sequence ATGTACCAGCACATCAACCACGCCACGATGGTCACGATCCTCGAAGAGGCCCGAATCCCGTTCCTGCGCGAGCCGTTCGGTGAGGACATCATCACGATCGGGTTGCTGATCGCCGAGGTGAAGATCGCCTACAAGGCGCAGCTGCGGCTCATCGACTCACCGCTGCAGGTGACGATGTGGTCCAAGAGGGTGCGGGCCGTCGACTTCACCATCGGCTACGAGGTGCGGTCGGTCGGGGCGTCGCCCGTATCGCGTCCGGCGGTCATCGCGGAGACGCAACTGGCTGCGGTGCACATCGAAGAGCAACGGCTGCAACGGCTCTCGGACAAGCAGCGGGAGTACCTGCAGCATTGGGCACGATGA
- a CDS encoding globin codes for MDQQSFYDAVGGHDTFRTIVSRFYQQVRDDEILRPLYPEDELDAAEERLLLFLEQYWGGPRTYSEQRGHPRLRMRHAPFRIGYLERDAWLRCMHTAVAEIDSQTLDDAHRQELLAYLEMAAQSMVNSPF; via the coding sequence ATGGATCAACAATCGTTCTATGACGCGGTGGGCGGCCACGACACGTTCCGCACGATCGTGTCGCGGTTCTATCAGCAGGTGCGTGACGACGAGATCCTGCGACCGCTGTACCCCGAGGACGAGCTCGACGCCGCCGAGGAGCGGCTGCTGCTGTTCCTCGAGCAGTATTGGGGCGGTCCGCGCACCTACTCCGAGCAGCGTGGGCACCCGCGGCTGCGGATGCGGCACGCACCGTTTCGCATCGGCTATCTCGAACGCGACGCGTGGCTGCGCTGCATGCACACCGCGGTGGCCGAGATCGACTCCCAGACGCTCGACGACGCGCACCGCCAGGAGTTGCTCGCCTACCTGGAGATGGCGGCGCAGTCGATGGTGAACTCCCCCTTCTGA
- a CDS encoding helix-turn-helix transcriptional regulator — translation MPHGWQLLDRPREFDAVRSALTGAGSYGVVLVGDAGVGKTTLARSVTESLRSQVHWVASTESSRSIPLGVFAHLVGGSSSRDATALLASARESLVSQGNSIVGVDDAHLLDELSATLLHQMAVDQTGRILATVRSGEPVPDAVTSLWKDGYLRRIELQPFTKQQSVQLVESVIGGRLEGLSADLMWESSGGNPLFLRHLVEGSIDAGTLKRVDDVWQLRGPTAVPSGLVALLESRLDQAGDAVLTALKLLALCEPLDIDALTELAGDAAVDDAEMRGLIRFQQDGPVLNARFSHPLVGDVVRSKVGRAAERRLKGQVVQILRRRDLDTAASRIRMAQLSIDSDQTVDTELLTSAAKDAIYLSNLPLGERLARTAFERTGSLADGALLSRALLWQGKPAAADAILAQFAPADLDEVQLVQWGVPRVSTLFWSMSEVAAAHEVLALVTERVRHPALRLILDATAAAMAVHENHIEAGITEALQVLADPQAPDQAVEFAAFAAGLAMPVAGRGDEFEPIAARCRAEQKTTDGMIRVMVRYCDVLALTHIGRFDLADKRAADYADFSSVGQFLAWAIAKIMAGVVATARGDFPEVVSSIEQALAALSAESPLPWQLPGRLLLARAYAALGRIGEAERVLTDAAEHSGPSMALHEPQRLISRSWYAAAKGMERNAVELARAAADNAQRSGQYALEAEALHHATRFGDRSTAARLAELAGLLHGDLAGLYARHAAAVADADAAALDAVSAAFERAGMLLSAADAAAQAAPLHDAAGDRRRTSESGATALRLAEACGGATTPAIRTAARPLPLTPREREIAELVSAGLSNREVAEQLTLSVRTVEGHVYRACFKLDVADRDELARVVGKKT, via the coding sequence ATGCCGCACGGTTGGCAGTTGCTCGACCGCCCCCGAGAATTCGACGCGGTCCGTTCTGCGCTGACCGGCGCCGGCTCCTACGGAGTGGTGCTCGTCGGCGACGCCGGCGTCGGCAAGACCACGCTGGCCCGGTCGGTCACCGAATCGCTGCGCTCCCAGGTGCACTGGGTGGCCTCCACCGAGTCGTCGCGCAGCATCCCGCTCGGTGTGTTCGCCCACCTGGTCGGCGGCAGCTCCTCGCGTGACGCGACCGCACTGCTGGCGTCGGCGCGGGAATCGCTTGTCTCCCAGGGCAACAGCATCGTCGGAGTGGACGACGCCCATCTGCTCGACGAGTTGTCGGCCACGCTGCTGCACCAGATGGCCGTCGATCAGACCGGCCGCATCCTGGCCACGGTCCGCAGCGGGGAACCGGTGCCCGATGCGGTGACGTCGCTGTGGAAGGACGGCTACCTGCGACGCATCGAGTTGCAGCCGTTCACCAAACAGCAGAGCGTCCAGTTGGTCGAGTCCGTGATCGGGGGACGGCTCGAGGGGCTGTCGGCCGACCTGATGTGGGAGTCCTCCGGCGGCAACCCCTTGTTCCTGCGGCATCTGGTGGAGGGGTCCATCGACGCAGGCACGCTCAAGCGGGTCGACGACGTGTGGCAGCTGCGCGGCCCGACGGCTGTGCCGTCGGGGTTGGTGGCGCTGTTGGAGAGCAGACTCGACCAGGCCGGGGACGCCGTGCTCACCGCGCTCAAGCTGCTGGCGCTGTGCGAGCCGCTCGACATCGACGCCCTGACCGAACTCGCCGGCGACGCCGCCGTCGACGACGCCGAGATGCGCGGGCTGATCCGATTCCAGCAGGACGGCCCGGTGCTCAACGCCCGCTTCAGCCACCCGCTGGTGGGTGATGTGGTGCGCAGCAAGGTGGGCCGGGCGGCCGAGCGGCGGCTCAAGGGGCAGGTGGTGCAGATTCTGCGGCGGCGCGATCTCGACACAGCGGCCAGCCGAATCCGCATGGCGCAGTTGTCGATCGACAGCGACCAGACCGTCGACACCGAGCTGCTGACCTCGGCGGCCAAGGACGCGATCTACCTGTCCAACCTCCCACTCGGAGAACGGTTGGCGCGCACGGCATTCGAACGAACCGGCAGCCTCGCCGACGGCGCCCTGCTGTCGCGGGCGCTGCTGTGGCAGGGCAAGCCCGCCGCCGCCGACGCGATCCTGGCGCAGTTCGCGCCGGCCGACCTGGACGAAGTGCAGCTGGTGCAGTGGGGTGTGCCGCGGGTGTCGACGCTGTTCTGGTCGATGAGCGAGGTGGCCGCCGCGCACGAGGTGCTGGCGCTGGTCACCGAGCGGGTCCGGCATCCGGCGCTGCGGCTCATCCTCGACGCCACCGCGGCCGCGATGGCGGTACACGAGAACCACATCGAGGCAGGCATCACCGAGGCGCTGCAGGTGCTCGCCGACCCGCAGGCCCCCGACCAGGCGGTCGAGTTCGCCGCGTTCGCGGCCGGTCTGGCCATGCCCGTCGCCGGCCGCGGCGACGAGTTCGAACCGATCGCCGCGCGGTGCCGCGCCGAGCAGAAGACAACCGACGGCATGATCCGGGTGATGGTCCGGTACTGCGACGTGCTGGCGCTCACCCACATCGGCCGGTTCGACCTGGCGGACAAGCGGGCCGCCGACTACGCCGACTTCTCCTCGGTCGGCCAGTTCCTCGCGTGGGCGATCGCCAAGATCATGGCCGGTGTGGTCGCCACCGCCCGCGGCGACTTCCCCGAGGTCGTCTCGTCCATCGAGCAGGCGTTGGCCGCGCTGTCGGCGGAGAGCCCGCTGCCCTGGCAGCTGCCCGGGCGGTTGCTGCTGGCGCGTGCCTACGCCGCGCTGGGCCGCATCGGTGAGGCCGAGCGGGTCCTGACCGACGCCGCCGAGCACTCGGGCCCGTCGATGGCGCTGCACGAACCGCAGCGGCTGATCTCCCGGTCCTGGTACGCGGCCGCCAAGGGCATGGAACGCAACGCCGTCGAACTCGCGCGCGCCGCCGCGGACAACGCCCAGAGGTCCGGGCAGTACGCCCTGGAGGCCGAGGCGCTGCACCACGCGACCCGCTTCGGCGACCGGAGCACCGCGGCGCGGCTCGCCGAACTGGCGGGTCTGCTGCACGGCGACCTCGCCGGGCTGTACGCCCGGCACGCCGCCGCCGTGGCCGACGCGGACGCCGCGGCCCTGGACGCCGTCAGCGCCGCCTTCGAGCGCGCCGGGATGCTGCTGTCCGCGGCGGACGCGGCAGCCCAGGCGGCACCGCTGCACGACGCCGCCGGTGATCGCCGGCGCACCAGTGAATCGGGCGCGACGGCGCTGCGGCTGGCCGAGGCGTGCGGCGGGGCGACCACCCCGGCGATCAGGACCGCGGCCCGGCCGCTGCCGTTGACGCCGCGGGAACGCGAGATCGCCGAACTGGTGTCGGCCGGGCTGTCGAACCGGGAGGTCGCCGAGCAGCTCACCCTGTCGGTGCGCACGGTCGAGGGGCACGTCTACCGGGCCTGCTTCAAGCTCGATGTCGCCGACCGCGACGAGCTCGCCAGGGTGGTCGGCAAGAAGACGTGA